DNA from Anaerolineae bacterium:
TCCCTTCCTGGCCCGCGATCTTTATCTTAGCCTCTGAGCTTCTTCTGGCAGCAGGGAGCATGCCATTGAATCATCCCACTGCTCCTCAGGCCTTTTCCACCTGGCGGACGGCACCCCTCCATCTGGCTTTAGTACAAGAAAAAGGGGAATTGTTCCGCTTCCTTTCCTTCTCATCCCTCGTATTTGACCCAGGTGACATGGCAGAGATGCGTTCGGCATACCTTGGGATCCTAGGGGATAAGGCTTTTTACGAGCATGTGGTAGCCATAAAGCAGAAGGAAATTTTAGCGCCTAACCTACCCGCCCTTTATGGCTTTCAGACTGTTGACGGTTACGATGGTGGGTTGTTGCCCCTGAGGGATTTTGTGGAAGTTACAAAGCCCATGCATTATGCTGGCCAGAAAGCTATGGATGGCAGGCTTTATCAGTTTGTCCATAGCATACCCCCTGATCCCTTGCTGGACCTTTTCAACGTGCGCTTTCTGATAGCCGATAAAGTCTACGATCTGTGGGTGGAGGGAGTTTACTACGATTTAAGCCTTGGAGCTTCCCTCAAAGCAGGCGAGGTTTTAACGGTTACCCTTCCGGAGGCTTTCCCTGCCACAGGCATCGGCTTTATTTCTTGGATTGAGGGGAAAGCTTTAGAGTATGGAGCACCAGTAGCAGAGGTGGAAATTTTCCCAGAGGAAGGTCAAAGCCGGCTTTATCTCCTCAGGGCAGGGGAGGATACATCCCACGAGTTCTGTCAGGGAGAAGGGTGTGCACGCCTTGTGGGCAGGATGCCTGATTTTTCTGAACCAGCCATGCGGGGTTCCGGCCTGTATTACTCTGCGCGAGAGTGGGGGCAGTGGGAAAAGGTGAAAAGAGTCGTTTTCCGGGGCCTGCTGGAAGAAGGCCAATGGCATCTAAAAGGCTCTTCTCTTTTCAACAAGCCAGCAGGTGCTTTCCAGCCTCTTGCCGTTTCCGACCAGGGTCCTTTTGCCCTGGTGCATTCGGGCGACGTCAAAATCTACGAGAACCTGGATTGTTTGCCAAGAGCAATGATAGTGCACGGGGAAGAGGCTGTCCCGGAGGAGCTGGAAAATCCCTCCGCGTTAGAGGAAATAGTGAGGAGCAGTTTTAATCCTGAGGAAAAGGCCTCCATAGAACACTATGAAGAGGAAAGGGTGGTGGTCAGAGTGCGCCTGACCGAACCCGGTTATCTGGTGCTGACGGACGCATTCTATCCGGGATGGGAAGCCCATTCCCTTCGGCATGGCCCGCTCCCGATACGAAAGGTTTGGGGATACTTTCGGGCTGTAAGCCTCCCTGAAGGAGATGATACGATAGAGTTTATCTACAGACCGCAATCCTTCAGGATTGGTTTAGTTTTGAGTTCAGTGACAATGCTTGCCCTTGCGGTCGTAATCTTCAGAAAAGCCTCTGGCTCCATCCAGGCCTGAATCAGCGGAGTGGTGGAAACTCGTCCTCGCCCACTTCTTCGGTAGCGGCGGTGCCGCCGACAACCGGGTGCAGAGTGACGTGCCAGGCAGTAGCAGTGGTGGGGGTTGTGGTATAAGGGAAGCTGTCCTCAAAGACCTCGCGTCTTACTTTGCGGGTAAACTGACCCCTTTTTTCATCCCAATCTTCGCCCATCATGAAGAAGAGCTTGTAAACCCCGTCGGGTATCCCGGAGACAGTAAATTCATCGTGGGCCTGAATGTATACCGCAAAGAGGGTTTCACCTTCAGGAGTGGTGAAGACCACGATGGCATCCAGGTCGGTGCCGTTTTCCACCTTTAACTCGCCGTAGCCGTCAAGGGAAATGGCCTGCTTGATGAAAGTGCCGGTGTTCAAGCGGCGCGGGGGCAGGGTTGGGGTAGGTGTTGGTGTCTTTGTCGGAGTCACAGTAGGGGTAGGAGTTTGGGTAATAGTGGGAGACGGAGTTGGGGTCATGGTGGGGGTTGGAACTAAAGCTTGAGCGGTCATGGTGGCGTAAATTTTAGCAGCTATTTCAGTGGCTAAAGCATTGCGTTCTGCCCGGGAGGGCCCACAGGCTGCCAGTGTAGCCCCAAGGGAAAAAGTTAGCAAAACGATCAGCAACTTCATTTTTAACCTCCCCGGTGTGATTAACCTTTAGCCTCAGGGACCGAGCCCTGTGAGCCATCTGTGCGCAGCTCGGATGAGCAGGAAAAGAGCTAATAGAGCTACTAATCCGAGGATCGTGAGGCAAGCAGATATGGTTTTTTCCGGAGAACCTCTACTGGAAACGCGCAGTCCGGCGATCCCGCTCGCTATTGTAAATAAAGCGCTCATGAGGAGGACGATAAAGGCATAAAGCGAGGCTAAACAACAAGCTGCTCCGCTGCATCCATCCACGAGTGCCCTGCTCTCCTTAGCGCGCTTCTGGAAGCGGCCCTGCCTTCCTTTAAAGGCTCTCTTTAGCTGCTTTTGTGGAGGAGGACAAGGAGTCCTACCTTTTACAGTCTCCCCAAGGCTCAGGCGCAGCTGGTTTAATTTCATTTTACACCAAACTTTTCCAATTTCCAAACCGCAGGCCGTCGGGTGTATATGACTGTTAGGGAAACCAAAAACTTGCCCTTATTGCGGAAGTTGTTCTATGGGTTCCTCCCTCGGTTATCAAAACTTGCCAGCCAGGTGCATGATGGTTACCTGACTAAATCGTTTTGAAATTAAGCCAATTTTGGTATATAATATCCTCAAAGGAGGTATTGCAATGGCGCTAAGGATTTTGATTGTGGTCATCATTGCAGCTTTTATCCTGGCCCTACAGCTTCCTCCGCCTTCAGTTATTGCAGGCTTTACCCCTACTTTTACACCCTTACCCCCGACGCCAACGCCTGTAGTGCCAACCCCCACTCCTGTTCCTCCGACGCCAACCCCTGTAGTGCTGACTCCCACTCCTGTTCCCCCGACGCCAACCCTTGAAGTGCCAACCCCATTACTTCCAACCCCAACACCTATGCCTCCTCTGCCAGTCACTGGAGGAGAGATTACAAGGAAAGAGGCTTTGTTTGTTATTTTGCTGATTTTTTTGCTCTTTTCTGCGCTGAAGCTGGTTGAAGAGGAGGCTTAATAGCTAAAGGGGGAAAAATGCTCATACTTGTGCCTTTTCTGGTTTCGTTCTTATTTTTCGGTCTTTTGGTTTTGATTAAAAATGCCCGCCACCTGAAGTCTGTAA
Protein-coding regions in this window:
- a CDS encoding YfhO family protein; translation: MGKKAHFLAIVFLACIVVLLARNLLLTNRILVGLDLFTYFYPYWHLAAEAIKEGRIPLWNPYIFMGSPLLANIQLSFLYGINWPFIVWLSPPHAVKLSIALHLCLAGFFTWLLARKRLGLSSSASLFSALGFSAGGFLVAQAEHINQLEVMTWLPFFILLMESNPIAAAFIFCLMTFAGHLQALYISLTAVGLYSLFSSFYNRGRSFFKLLIACGIGSGLAAVQLIPTLELAGLSIRSQGLSYQDATAFSLRPFLIAYSFLPPIALNPEVIFGSRAFTEYMAYGGIICLLLAVAGFLSPGKKKWPWVAMVFLGLFLALGRANPFYRLLYEFVPGFSSFRAPARWGLLWALGIPVLAGIGLDNLPSLSLRVYLSLLGVGFLALMPSLWLSPPPLPTLIAWGIASLVGLALILAIRARSLPSWPAIFILASELLLAAGSMPLNHPTAPQAFSTWRTAPLHLALVQEKGELFRFLSFSSLVFDPGDMAEMRSAYLGILGDKAFYEHVVAIKQKEILAPNLPALYGFQTVDGYDGGLLPLRDFVEVTKPMHYAGQKAMDGRLYQFVHSIPPDPLLDLFNVRFLIADKVYDLWVEGVYYDLSLGASLKAGEVLTVTLPEAFPATGIGFISWIEGKALEYGAPVAEVEIFPEEGQSRLYLLRAGEDTSHEFCQGEGCARLVGRMPDFSEPAMRGSGLYYSAREWGQWEKVKRVVFRGLLEEGQWHLKGSSLFNKPAGAFQPLAVSDQGPFALVHSGDVKIYENLDCLPRAMIVHGEEAVPEELENPSALEEIVRSSFNPEEKASIEHYEEERVVVRVRLTEPGYLVLTDAFYPGWEAHSLRHGPLPIRKVWGYFRAVSLPEGDDTIEFIYRPQSFRIGLVLSSVTMLALAVVIFRKASGSIQA